The genomic stretch CTTGACCGCGGCCTCGGTCACGACCAGGTCGTCGGCGATCTCGCGTGCGGTCGCCGGCGCGACGAACGCCTCGTCCGACAGCGCCGGCCGGCAGAGCGAGGTCAGCACGTCGACCTCGCGCCTGGTCAGCTCGGGCGCCGCAGCCCTGCGCAGCTCCACCTCGGGGGTGAAGTCCTCACGGGGGACTCCGCCGATGCGGCCCCGCGCCGCACCGAACGAGACGACGTCGCCGTCGTCGAGGACCCTCCGGGCGATCGGCCTGCCGTTCACCCGCGTGCCGTTCCTGGACAGTCCCAGGTCGACGACGTACAGGTAGGGTCCTCGTCTGACGAACTCCGCATGGAGTCGAGAGACGCTGGGATCGGTGAGCCGGATGTCCACACCCCGGCCTCGCCCGACCGTCGTGATCTCGGGGCGCAACGGGATCACCTCACCGGTGTCCTCGATGCGTATGAACGGCCCCTCCACTGGCGGTTCCTCCCCTTGTGAGGCAGCGTATGAACGGCACGCCTCCTCCTGGGCACGGCAGTTCCTCCCCAGGTAGCCCGCCGTAACTATTACTACAGCTCCGGCTTACCCAAACGAGGGGATGCGGAATCTCCTTTGCCGAAAGGAGAATCCGCCGTGAAATTGGTCTGGACCTTTGCGGACGGTTTTGCCTGCTCACGGGTAGACTTCGAACGAAGATAAGCGGAGGAATCACTCATGGCGGACAAGCCCACGAAAGGCCTGGCCGATGTCGTAGCCGCGTCCACAGCGCTGAGCGACATTGACGGAAAGGCCGGTCGCCTCTTCTACCGTGGATACGACATCCATGACCTGGCCGGCCGCGCGACGTTCGAAGAGACCGCACACCTGCTGCAACGTGGCAAGCTGCCCACCCGCTCGGAGCTGGATGCCTTCGGCGAGGAGCTGACGCGGGGCAGGGAGCTCGGCGCCCTGGTGTCCGCGAACATCGCCGAGATCGCCGAGAAACAGAAACCCATGGAGGCGCTGCGCTCGCTGGTGTCGCTGTCGGGTGCGGACGATCCGGACAAAGACTCCATCGCCCCCGACGCCAACCTGCGCAAGGCCGCCCGGCTGGTGGCCCAGCAGCCTCTGCTCGTCGCCCGCTATCACGCCGCCCGCACCGGCGGGAGCGTCCCCGACCCCGACCCGTCGCTGAGCATCGCGGCGAACTTCCTGCTCCAGGTCACCGGACGCACCCCCGAGCCGCGCGAGGTCGAGATCTTCGACGAGTGCCTGGTGCTGCACGCCGACCACACCATGAACGCCTCCACGTTCGCCGCCCGCGTCTGCGCCGCGACGCTGTCGGACATGCACTCCGCCATCGTCGCCGCCATCGGCACTTTGAAGGGCCCGCTGCACGGCGGTGCGAACGAGCAGGTCATGAAGACGCTGGAGTCGATCCCCGCGGACGGGGTGGCCCAGGCCGTACGCGACAAGCTCGCCGCGCACGAGAAGATCATGGGCTTCGGTCACCGCGTCTACAAGACCGAGGACCCGCGCGCCACCCACCTGCGCAGGATGTCCGCGGAGCTGGCCGAGGCCAAGGGCGACGACCGCTACTACCGGATGTCGAAGGAGATGGAGGAGGTCGTCTTCGAGGAGAAGGGCCTCTATCCGAACGTCGACTTCTACGCCGCGTCGGTGTATCACTACCTCGGCATCCCGACGGACCTGTTCACGCCGGTCTTCTCGATCAGCCGCATGTCCGGCTGGACGGCCCACGTCATCGAGCAGCATGCCGACAACCGTTTGATCCGCCCCGACAGTGAATACATCGGCGAGACGGATCAGAAGTGGAAGCCAATTGAGGAGCGGTGAGCAAGGCTTGCCACGAACGCGACCATAAGCACGGGCGTTGAGCGACTGTTGAGCGATCAAGGGACTGGGCGTGAGAGCTGGGGACCGTACCCGCTGATTCTGGCGGGTGCGGTCGTCGGCGTGATCGCGATCTTTTTCGTGGACCCGCGCTGGGGCGGGTTCGCGCTGGGTGCTGTCGTCATGATCGCCGCCGCGCTGCGGTTCGCGGGATACGGCGGCCAGTTGTCCGTCCGCAGCAAGAGGACCGACGTCATCACGCTTGCCGTGTTCGGCTTCGTGCTGGTCCTGACCTCGCTCCTGCTGGACAACAACCAGCTGAAGGCGCTCATCCTGTCCCTTTTCGACCGTTGACCTGGCGGTCCGATAGCCTCAACGCATCAATTCATTGAAGGGGAACCATTCGCATGCCCAAGATCAAGGTGGAGGGTCCGGTCGTCGAGCTTGACGGCGACGAGATGACCCGGATCATCTGGCAGTTCATCAAGGACCAGCTGATCCTTCCCTACCTCGACGTTGACCTGAAGTACTACGACCTCGGCATCGAGCACCGGGACGCGACGGACGACCAGGTCACCATCGACGCCGCCAACGCCATCAAGAAGTACGGCGTCGGTGTGAAATGCGCCACCATCACCCCGGACGAGGCGCGGGTCGAGGAGTTCGGTCTCAAGAAGATGTGGAGGTCCCCCAACGGGACCATCCGCAACATCCTCGGCGGTGTCATCTTCCGCGAGCCGATCATCATGGAGAACGTGCCGCGGCTCGTTCCCGGCTGGACCAAGCCGATCGTCGTCGGCCGTCACGCCTTCGGCGACCAGTACCGCGCGACCGACCTGAAAATCCCGGGCGAGGGCACGCTGACCCTGACGTTCACCCCCAAGGACGGCTCCGAGCCGATCGAGCTGGACGTCTACGACTTCCCCGGCAGCGGCGTCGCGATGGCGATGTACAACCTGGACGAGTCGATCCGCGACTTCGCCCGCGCGTCGATGCGCTACGGCCTGGCCCGTAACTACCCGGTCTACCTCTCCACGAAGAACACGATCCTCAAGGCGTACGACGGCCGCTTCAAGGACCTCTTCGCCGAGGTCTTCGAGACCGAGTTCAAGGACGAGTTCGAGAAGGCCGGCCTGACCTACGAGCACCGCCTCATCGACGACATGGTCGCCGCGGCGCTCAAGTGGGAGGGCGGCTACGTCTGGGCCTGCAAGAACTACGACGGCGACGTGCAGTCCGACACGGTCGCGCAGGGCTTCGGCTCGCTCGGCCTGATGACCTCGGTGCTGATGACCCCCGACGGCAAGACCGTCGAGGCCGAGGCCGCCCACGGCACGGTCACCCGCCACTACCGCCAGCACCAGCAGGGCAAGCCCACCTCCACCAACCCGATCGCCTCGATCTTCGCGTGGACCCGTGGCCTCGCCCACCGCGGCAAGCTGGACAACACCCCCGCCGTGACGGAGTTCGCCAACACGCTGGAGCAGGTCTGCATCGAGACCGTCGAGGGCGGTCAGATGACCAAGGACCTCGCGCTCCTGATCGGCGGCGACGCCAAGTGGCTCACCACCCAGGACTTCCTGGCCGCGCTGGACGAGAACCTCAAGAAGAAGATGGCCTGACCGTCCTCCCGCTGCGAAAAGGGCCGCCCTCGGGCGGCCCTTTTCCTATGTCTTGACGGTACGGCGGCGTGGCGTAGTTGATCAGCTGGGTAAGAGCTCACTCGTAACAGTCGTACGCGTCTCGGGGGGTTCGAATGCGACTGCCTATTTCCAGTGGGCTAGGGGTGCTGGCCGTTGCGGTGCTCCTGACCGGGTGCGACTCGCAGCCCGACACCGCCAAGATGGCGGACGCCAAGCCGAAGGCCGCCAAGGTCGTGGACAAGGCGGCCAAGGCCAAGGCCGCGGCCAAGGTGAAGGCCAACGAGCTTGGTCAGATCCCGGTGTTGATGTTCCACCGGGTCATAGAGAAGCCGGCCACGACCGACGACCGTACGCCGCAGCAGTTCCGCGCGGACCTGGAGCGGCTGGTCAAGGAAGACTACGTGCCGATCACGGCTGCCGAGTTGGTGAGCGGGAAGATCGACATCCCGGCCGGCAAGCACCCCGTGGTCCTGACGTTCGACGACTCCTCCCCTTCGCAGCTCACGCTGAACGAGATGGGCGCCCCTCAGAAGGACACGGCCGTCGCGATCCTGCAGGACGTGGCCGCCAAGAACCCCGGCTTCCGTCCGGTCGCCACGTTCTACGTGACGCGCGACATGTTCGGCAAGACCAGCCGCGAGGAGCAGACCCAGATGCTGGTCTGGCTGAAGGACAACGGGTTCGACATCGGCAACCACACGCGCGACCACTTCGACCTGCGTACGCGCTCGCACGAGCAGGTCGAGGAGCAGATCGGCACGATCGGACAGCAGATCACCTCGCTGTCCTCCGTCAAGCCTGCCACGATCGCCCTCCCGTACGGCAACCAGCCGCGTAAGAAGGACTGGGCCATGCGCGGCAAGCACTACAACCACCAGGGAGCGTTCCTGGCGGGCTACACGCCGGCTCCCGCGCCGTTCAGCAAGGCGTTCGACCCGGCCGGCATCCCGCGCATCAAGGTCATGGAGAAGAAGGGCGACTGCGCCCAATTCTGCTCGCACGCCTGGCTGGACTGGCTGAAGAACAACCCGGACATGCGGTACACGTCAGACGGGGATGCCAGCACGGTGGCGTACCCGAAGTTCAAGTCACCGTACCTGCGTAAGGCCTTCACCAAGTGGAGCCTGCCCTATTAGCCGGCCTTCCTGACGAAGGAGATGCCCGCGCGCTGGAGGCGGTCGATGAGCGGCCGCCCCATGGCCGAGGCCGTCGTCAGCTGTCCCGCGCGGTCGGGCACGTCGTCGAAGGCCAGGCACAGGGCCGACTCGCCGAGCATCTTGGCGGTCTCGTCGTAGCCGGGATCGCCGCCGGCGACCTCCGTGACCACCCGCTCGCCGCCGCCCTCGCCCAGGAACGTGACCTTGAACCAGCTCCTCGCGCGCCGCTCAGGCGACGGGCCCTCGCCCGGCCGCAACCGGCTCTGGATCAGGCGGCGGGCCGGCGGGATCATCGCGAGCGCCGCGAACGCGCCCGCGCCCGCCGCCGTCCCCAGCGCCTGAGGAAGTGTCCTGACGGCGTAGTGCTGGCGGTAGGAGAAGTCCGGGCCGTAACGATCGAGCAGGCGGGCCGAGTAGCCGACGATGGACGGATCGACGGTGGGCATCGGCAACGCCCACCCGCCCACGTACCGCAGGCCGCCGGGC from Nonomuraea polychroma encodes the following:
- a CDS encoding FHA domain-containing protein, translating into MEGPFIRIEDTGEVIPLRPEITTVGRGRGVDIRLTDPSVSRLHAEFVRRGPYLYVVDLGLSRNGTRVNGRPIARRVLDDGDVVSFGAARGRIGGVPREDFTPEVELRRAAAPELTRREVDVLTSLCRPALSDEAFVAPATAREIADDLVVTEAAVKQHLLRLYQKFRIPEGTNRRTRLANEVVALGLVRPTPVVPPQRSSGATAEQASAAGRRAS
- a CDS encoding citrate/2-methylcitrate synthase, with product MADKPTKGLADVVAASTALSDIDGKAGRLFYRGYDIHDLAGRATFEETAHLLQRGKLPTRSELDAFGEELTRGRELGALVSANIAEIAEKQKPMEALRSLVSLSGADDPDKDSIAPDANLRKAARLVAQQPLLVARYHAARTGGSVPDPDPSLSIAANFLLQVTGRTPEPREVEIFDECLVLHADHTMNASTFAARVCAATLSDMHSAIVAAIGTLKGPLHGGANEQVMKTLESIPADGVAQAVRDKLAAHEKIMGFGHRVYKTEDPRATHLRRMSAELAEAKGDDRYYRMSKEMEEVVFEEKGLYPNVDFYAASVYHYLGIPTDLFTPVFSISRMSGWTAHVIEQHADNRLIRPDSEYIGETDQKWKPIEER
- a CDS encoding DUF3017 domain-containing protein; this translates as MSDQGTGRESWGPYPLILAGAVVGVIAIFFVDPRWGGFALGAVVMIAAALRFAGYGGQLSVRSKRTDVITLAVFGFVLVLTSLLLDNNQLKALILSLFDR
- a CDS encoding NADP-dependent isocitrate dehydrogenase, with the protein product MPKIKVEGPVVELDGDEMTRIIWQFIKDQLILPYLDVDLKYYDLGIEHRDATDDQVTIDAANAIKKYGVGVKCATITPDEARVEEFGLKKMWRSPNGTIRNILGGVIFREPIIMENVPRLVPGWTKPIVVGRHAFGDQYRATDLKIPGEGTLTLTFTPKDGSEPIELDVYDFPGSGVAMAMYNLDESIRDFARASMRYGLARNYPVYLSTKNTILKAYDGRFKDLFAEVFETEFKDEFEKAGLTYEHRLIDDMVAAALKWEGGYVWACKNYDGDVQSDTVAQGFGSLGLMTSVLMTPDGKTVEAEAAHGTVTRHYRQHQQGKPTSTNPIASIFAWTRGLAHRGKLDNTPAVTEFANTLEQVCIETVEGGQMTKDLALLIGGDAKWLTTQDFLAALDENLKKKMA
- a CDS encoding polysaccharide deacetylase family protein, encoding MRLPISSGLGVLAVAVLLTGCDSQPDTAKMADAKPKAAKVVDKAAKAKAAAKVKANELGQIPVLMFHRVIEKPATTDDRTPQQFRADLERLVKEDYVPITAAELVSGKIDIPAGKHPVVLTFDDSSPSQLTLNEMGAPQKDTAVAILQDVAAKNPGFRPVATFYVTRDMFGKTSREEQTQMLVWLKDNGFDIGNHTRDHFDLRTRSHEQVEEQIGTIGQQITSLSSVKPATIALPYGNQPRKKDWAMRGKHYNHQGAFLAGYTPAPAPFSKAFDPAGIPRIKVMEKKGDCAQFCSHAWLDWLKNNPDMRYTSDGDASTVAYPKFKSPYLRKAFTKWSLPY